The following are from one region of the Candidatus Dormiibacterota bacterium genome:
- a CDS encoding acyl-CoA thioesterase, whose protein sequence is MNVPERPDLIGLRRRAFPAGRDLSPRPPSVSRTVIVEPMEIVHASNAGFVHGGTIMRLVDTAGGIAAIRHCGGPVVTASMDEMSFLASVHIGDLLTVRAQVNDTGRTSMEVGVEVDVEIPGAETVHVSTAHLVFVALDENRQPLPVPPLVPETEDERHRQAQARIRREQRLLRKEALQRAGQIAATASDGA, encoded by the coding sequence ATGAACGTGCCCGAGCGGCCCGACCTGATCGGGCTGCGGCGCCGGGCCTTCCCCGCCGGCCGCGACCTCAGCCCGCGGCCGCCCTCGGTGTCGCGAACGGTGATCGTCGAGCCGATGGAGATCGTGCACGCGAGCAACGCCGGCTTCGTCCACGGCGGCACCATCATGCGGCTGGTCGACACCGCCGGCGGCATCGCCGCCATCCGCCACTGCGGCGGCCCGGTGGTCACCGCGTCGATGGACGAGATGAGCTTCCTCGCCTCGGTGCACATCGGCGACCTGCTCACCGTGCGCGCCCAGGTCAACGACACCGGCCGCACCTCGATGGAGGTGGGCGTGGAGGTCGACGTGGAGATCCCCGGCGCGGAGACGGTGCACGTCTCCACCGCCCACCTCGTCTTCGTCGCCCTCGACGAGAACCGGCAGCCGCTGCCGGTGCCCCCGCTGGTGCCCGAGACCGAGGACGAGCGCCACCGCCAGGCCCAGGCCCGGATCCGCCGCGAGCAGCGCCTGCTTCGCAAGGAGGCGCTGCAGCGCGCCGGTCAGATTGCCGCCACCGCCTCCGACGGAGCCTGA
- a CDS encoding amidohydrolase: MADLDARLRAAADRVAEEVVETRRHLHRHPELSHQEHRTAELCATRCEALGFSVRAGVGGTGVLADLDSGRPGPTVMVRADIDALPILERGDRRVSRSEVDGVMHACGHDGHAAIALGVAGVLSDLGDGWAGRLRMCFQPAEEVAEGAMPMIADGTLEGVDRVLGLHLFTPLRAGRVAVTPGVLFGSADEFGITIRGRGGHGGLPHDAIDPVVAAAHVVVALQTIVSRETSPFSPAVVTIGRITGGTAFNVIAEEVHLRGTVRALDGGERERLLQRCAEIARGVAGGLRCEAIYERASGCPPVVSDAESAELVRRAAVEAVGEEMVDRAHPVTVGDDVACFLERVPGCYFLVGAGDASGAPVAPHHHPEFDLDERCLPVGVEVLSRAALAALGTA, from the coding sequence GTGGCTGACCTCGACGCCCGCCTCCGCGCCGCGGCGGACCGGGTCGCCGAGGAGGTGGTCGAGACCCGGCGCCACCTCCACCGCCATCCCGAGCTGTCTCACCAGGAGCACCGCACCGCCGAGCTCTGCGCCACCCGCTGCGAGGCGCTCGGTTTCAGCGTGCGCGCCGGGGTGGGCGGCACCGGGGTGCTCGCCGACCTCGACAGCGGCCGCCCCGGCCCCACGGTGATGGTGCGCGCCGACATCGACGCCCTCCCCATCCTCGAGCGCGGCGACCGGCGGGTCAGCCGGTCCGAGGTCGACGGGGTGATGCACGCCTGCGGCCACGACGGCCACGCCGCCATCGCCCTCGGCGTCGCCGGGGTCCTCAGCGACCTGGGTGACGGCTGGGCCGGCCGGCTGCGGATGTGCTTCCAGCCCGCCGAGGAGGTCGCCGAGGGGGCGATGCCGATGATCGCCGACGGCACCCTCGAGGGCGTCGACCGGGTGCTGGGTCTCCACCTCTTCACCCCGCTCCGCGCCGGCCGGGTGGCGGTCACCCCGGGGGTGCTCTTCGGCAGTGCCGACGAGTTCGGGATCACGATCCGGGGCCGCGGCGGCCACGGCGGCCTGCCCCACGACGCCATCGACCCGGTGGTCGCCGCCGCCCACGTGGTGGTCGCGCTGCAGACCATCGTCAGCCGCGAGACCTCACCGTTCAGCCCCGCGGTGGTGACCATCGGGCGGATCACCGGCGGCACCGCCTTCAACGTCATCGCCGAGGAGGTCCACCTCCGCGGCACCGTGCGCGCCCTCGACGGCGGCGAGCGGGAGCGGCTGCTGCAGCGCTGTGCCGAGATCGCCCGGGGGGTGGCCGGAGGGCTGCGCTGCGAGGCGATCTACGAGCGGGCCAGCGGCTGCCCGCCGGTGGTCAGCGACGCCGAGAGCGCCGAGCTGGTGCGCCGGGCGGCGGTCGAGGCGGTGGGGGAGGAGATGGTCGACCGCGCCCACCCCGTCACCGTGGGCGACGACGTCGCCTGCTTCCTCGAGCGCGTCCCCGGCTGCTACTTCCTGGTCGGCGCCGGCGATGCCTCGGGAGCGCCGGTGGCGCCCCACCACCACCCCGAGTTCGACCTCGACGAGCGCTGCCTGCCGGTGGGCGTGGAGGTGCTGAGCCGCGCCGCCCTGGCGGCGCTGGGGACGGCATGA
- a CDS encoding response regulator, which yields MPAPSRVALLSDDLMFQSQLGAAVRSWGGILLTARSGDLPEADAVFVDLNREPEPRLGAISRLREARPGTPIVAFCHHGEKRLREQAMSSGASSCVTNGAIQATALRLAGLPVPGDADGG from the coding sequence ATGCCCGCACCCAGCCGCGTCGCCCTGCTGAGCGACGATCTGATGTTCCAGAGCCAGCTCGGCGCCGCGGTGCGCAGCTGGGGCGGCATCCTGCTCACCGCCCGCTCCGGCGACCTGCCCGAGGCCGACGCCGTCTTCGTCGACCTGAACCGCGAGCCCGAGCCCCGGCTGGGGGCGATCTCGCGGCTCCGCGAGGCCCGGCCCGGCACCCCGATCGTCGCCTTCTGCCACCACGGCGAGAAGCGGCTGCGCGAGCAGGCGATGAGCAGCGGGGCGAGCAGCTGCGTCACCAACGGCGCCATCCAGGCCACCGCGCTGCGCCTGGCCGGGCTGCCCGTGCCCGGGGATGCGGACGGTGGCTGA
- a CDS encoding iron-sulfur cluster assembly accessory protein, translating into MSTSSPTQRPPALLWTSDAVEAIRALWVEEGRPGAAFRIDLRLGGCQGFKVYFELDDDVNPDDVVFQAAPDVSIAVQQDGLAMLDGGILDYESSHRGRGFRLANPAAKSACGCGQAFYADFSDHEPEPAATAD; encoded by the coding sequence ATGAGCACCTCCTCCCCCACCCAGCGCCCCCCCGCCCTGCTCTGGACCAGCGACGCCGTCGAGGCCATCCGCGCCCTGTGGGTGGAGGAGGGCCGGCCCGGCGCCGCCTTCCGCATCGACCTCCGGCTGGGCGGCTGCCAGGGCTTCAAGGTCTACTTCGAGCTCGATGACGACGTCAACCCCGACGACGTCGTCTTCCAGGCTGCCCCGGACGTCAGCATCGCCGTCCAGCAGGACGGGCTGGCGATGCTCGACGGCGGGATCCTCGATTACGAGAGCTCCCATCGCGGCCGTGGCTTCCGCCTCGCCAACCCCGCCGCCAAGAGCGCCTGCGGCTGCGGCCAGGCGTTCTACGCCGACTTCTCGGACCACGAGCCGGAGCCGGCTGCAACGGCCGACTGA
- a CDS encoding cupredoxin domain-containing protein gives MSLLVLLATGCGQQQASSPGAGTTTSSAANGGSPASVSVRNLAFTPAAVTVPVGGRVVWKFEDGAVPHTVTADANGFGSAPDGLTSGTFVHGFGQAGTYDYHCDFHPTMKGTVTVR, from the coding sequence TTGTCCCTCCTCGTCCTCCTGGCGACCGGATGCGGCCAGCAGCAGGCGTCCTCTCCGGGAGCCGGCACCACGACGTCCAGCGCCGCGAACGGCGGTTCACCCGCCTCGGTGAGCGTGAGGAACCTCGCCTTCACCCCGGCGGCGGTGACCGTCCCGGTGGGCGGGAGGGTGGTCTGGAAATTCGAGGACGGCGCGGTGCCGCACACCGTCACCGCCGACGCCAACGGCTTCGGCAGCGCCCCCGACGGCCTGACCTCGGGCACCTTCGTGCACGGCTTTGGGCAGGCCGGCACCTATGACTACCATTGCGACTTCCATCCGACGATGAAGGGAACGGTGACGGTGCGGTAG
- a CDS encoding CHRD domain-containing protein, translating to MRVLRIMMAAPVIGLALAAAPASAAPAVASPFHATLAATEESPPGPAGGTGTAKVTIDAAGGQLCYDLTWNPAVGTPNAAHIHKGAAGTSGPIVVVLSPTTAHTCTKAPGPVLQGIAADPGGYYVNVHTNQYMNGAVRGQLQAG from the coding sequence ATGCGCGTACTCAGGATCATGATGGCGGCACCGGTGATCGGGCTCGCACTGGCGGCGGCGCCCGCGAGCGCGGCCCCGGCGGTGGCGTCCCCGTTTCACGCCACCCTCGCCGCGACGGAGGAGTCCCCGCCCGGACCCGCGGGCGGCACCGGCACTGCGAAGGTCACGATCGACGCCGCCGGCGGCCAGCTCTGCTACGACCTCACCTGGAATCCGGCGGTCGGCACCCCGAATGCCGCCCACATCCACAAGGGCGCCGCGGGAACCAGCGGCCCGATCGTCGTGGTCCTCTCGCCCACGACCGCGCACACCTGCACGAAGGCCCCCGGGCCCGTGCTCCAGGGCATCGCCGCCGATCCGGGCGGCTACTACGTGAACGTCCACACCAACCAGTACATGAATGGTGCGGTGCGAGGCCAGCTCCAGGCCGGCTGA
- a CDS encoding 3-hydroxybutyryl-CoA dehydrogenase — protein MAISNVGIVGGGLMGSGIAEVCARQGMSTVVSERDAGPLAAARQRVERSLERGRRTGKLSEEEVTAILERISFTLDLEAMADCDIVIEAVAERIDDKVAVFQRLDEITSEHAILASNTSSLPIIEIARATGRADRVIGTHFFNPPPVMKLLELVRSIATSEETLQETRDFGERLGKRIIVAQDRGGFIVNLLLIPFLTHAVRVYESGFATREDIDEGMRLGCGHPMGPLQLLDYIGLDTTLFVCEALHAEYANADYAPPPLLRRMVAAGWLGQKSGRGFYEYAPNGGR, from the coding sequence ATGGCCATCAGCAACGTGGGGATCGTCGGCGGCGGCCTGATGGGCTCGGGGATCGCGGAGGTGTGCGCCCGCCAGGGGATGAGCACGGTCGTCAGCGAGCGTGACGCCGGCCCGCTGGCGGCAGCCCGGCAGCGGGTCGAGCGGTCGCTGGAGCGGGGACGGCGCACCGGCAAGCTCTCCGAGGAGGAGGTCACCGCCATCCTCGAGCGGATCTCCTTCACCCTCGACCTGGAGGCGATGGCGGACTGCGACATCGTCATCGAGGCGGTGGCGGAGCGGATCGACGACAAGGTCGCGGTGTTCCAGCGGCTCGACGAGATCACCTCCGAGCACGCCATCCTCGCCAGCAACACCTCGTCGCTGCCGATCATCGAGATCGCCCGCGCCACCGGCCGCGCCGACCGGGTGATCGGAACCCACTTCTTCAACCCGCCGCCGGTGATGAAGCTGCTCGAGCTGGTGCGCAGCATCGCCACCAGCGAGGAGACCCTGCAGGAGACCCGCGATTTCGGCGAGCGGCTGGGCAAGCGCATCATCGTCGCCCAGGACCGCGGCGGCTTCATCGTCAACCTGCTGCTCATCCCCTTCCTCACCCATGCGGTGCGGGTCTACGAGTCCGGGTTCGCCACCCGCGAGGACATCGACGAGGGGATGCGGCTCGGCTGCGGCCATCCGATGGGGCCGCTGCAGCTGCTCGACTACATCGGCCTCGACACCACCCTCTTCGTCTGCGAGGCGCTGCACGCCGAGTACGCCAACGCCGACTACGCCCCGCCACCGCTGCTGCGACGGATGGTCGCCGCCGGCTGGCTCGGCCAGAAGAGCGGGCGCGGCTTCTACGAGTACGCGCCCAACGGCGGGCGCTGA
- a CDS encoding PHP domain-containing protein: protein MSLVDLHMHTTASDGDLEPEELVGRCAGAGLTTIAVTDHNSTVHVTRARAESDRLGLELIPACEISTRWQEREHHLLAYFVPLDDPVFQGRIERVRSADLARSRRWVDNAAAEGLGITWEAVEAVVGADRVPPFAVLRRLLLEAAAGDGRMLPYASAPHRLFSDWFAAGKPLATEAPWQPELPEAIAWVREAGGVPVLAHPGATLGQIDPEAAFAELAAGGLGGVEAWTTWHTPETGERFAGLAAAAGLTVTAGADFHGPTVKPHVLAPGQVSHNGPEVLEGLHHAR, encoded by the coding sequence ATGAGCCTCGTCGACCTCCACATGCACACCACCGCCTCGGACGGCGACCTCGAGCCGGAGGAGCTGGTGGGCCGCTGCGCCGGCGCCGGTCTGACGACCATCGCGGTCACCGACCACAACTCGACGGTGCACGTCACCCGCGCCCGGGCGGAGTCCGACCGGCTGGGCCTGGAGCTGATCCCCGCCTGCGAGATCAGCACCCGGTGGCAGGAGAGGGAGCACCACCTCCTCGCCTACTTCGTCCCCCTCGACGACCCCGTGTTCCAGGGACGCATCGAGAGGGTGCGCAGCGCCGACCTGGCCCGCTCGCGCCGCTGGGTCGACAACGCCGCCGCCGAGGGGCTGGGGATCACCTGGGAGGCGGTCGAGGCCGTCGTGGGCGCCGACCGGGTGCCCCCCTTCGCCGTGCTCCGCCGCCTGCTCCTCGAGGCCGCCGCCGGCGACGGCCGGATGCTGCCCTACGCGTCGGCGCCGCACCGGCTGTTCTCCGACTGGTTCGCCGCCGGGAAGCCGCTCGCCACCGAGGCGCCCTGGCAGCCCGAGCTGCCCGAGGCGATCGCGTGGGTGCGCGAGGCCGGGGGCGTCCCCGTGCTCGCCCACCCGGGCGCCACCCTGGGCCAGATCGACCCCGAGGCCGCCTTCGCCGAGCTCGCCGCCGGCGGGCTCGGCGGGGTGGAGGCGTGGACCACCTGGCACACCCCGGAGACCGGGGAGCGGTTCGCCGGTCTGGCCGCCGCGGCCGGGCTGACGGTGACCGCCGGCGCCGACTTCCACGGGCCCACGGTGAAGCCCCACGTCCTCGCCCCCGGGCAGGTCAGCCACAACGGGCCGGAGGTGCTCGAGGGCCTGCACCACGCCCGGTGA
- a CDS encoding (2Fe-2S) ferredoxin domain-containing protein, with translation MDGPPRALHVFVCTTSGRHHCGGQGSERVLQRLRDEVERRGLGHVRTTRMGCNLQHHQGPIVIVYPDGVWYGRLRPEDVPEIVERHLVGGEPVEHLRIIPDGAWDSSALT, from the coding sequence ATGGACGGCCCGCCGCGCGCCCTGCACGTCTTCGTCTGCACCACCTCGGGGCGCCACCACTGTGGCGGCCAGGGCTCGGAACGGGTCCTCCAGCGGCTCCGCGACGAGGTCGAGCGGCGCGGCCTCGGCCACGTCCGCACCACCCGGATGGGCTGCAACCTCCAGCACCACCAGGGTCCGATCGTGATCGTCTATCCCGATGGCGTCTGGTACGGCCGGCTGCGCCCGGAGGACGTGCCCGAGATCGTCGAGCGCCACCTCGTCGGCGGCGAGCCGGTGGAGCATCTGCGCATCATTCCCGACGGCGCCTGGGACTCCTCAGCGCTGACCTGA
- a CDS encoding YtxH domain-containing protein: MGYIRGLIHGTVVGAVIGVLVAPQEGRQTREQAQTLALAIRDGAQQVVETARRVAPTAQAAAHQVGEVVSNVAGKVTRRHDSEDGQLISVNGSATARS; the protein is encoded by the coding sequence GTGGGATACATCCGAGGTCTGATCCACGGCACCGTCGTCGGCGCGGTCATCGGTGTGCTCGTCGCCCCCCAGGAGGGCCGGCAGACCCGCGAGCAGGCCCAGACCCTCGCCCTGGCGATCCGGGATGGCGCCCAGCAGGTCGTCGAGACCGCGCGCCGGGTGGCCCCGACCGCTCAGGCCGCCGCCCACCAGGTCGGCGAGGTGGTCAGCAACGTCGCGGGCAAGGTCACCCGGCGCCACGACTCCGAGGACGGTCAGCTGATCTCCGTCAACGGGAGCGCGACTGCCCGCTCCTAG
- a CDS encoding protein phosphatase 2C domain-containing protein, whose translation MSAAARDAGTLRVDLPGGGLELAAVSDRGTVRRENQDRWAMRPILGGCLLVLGDGMGGHADGAVAAHLAVEAAAAHVTAAPDPASALGGAVARGGDAVAAHRRAHGGAMCGTTLVVAVVSAGRVRLANVGDSRAYLIRDGEAGQLTQDHSWIAEQVRDGHLDADRAVHHPGRNMLTRALTGEPVDADLFTAVLRPGDVVLICSDGVWDAVDDSRIADAMRPGVALDEAAAELCDRALSAGSTDNVTVVACRVHGAGD comes from the coding sequence GTGAGCGCCGCCGCCCGCGACGCGGGGACGTTGCGCGTCGATCTCCCCGGCGGCGGCCTCGAGCTGGCCGCGGTGAGCGACCGCGGCACCGTGCGCCGCGAGAACCAGGACCGCTGGGCGATGCGCCCGATCCTCGGCGGCTGCCTGCTGGTGCTCGGCGACGGGATGGGCGGCCACGCCGACGGCGCCGTGGCGGCGCACCTCGCGGTCGAGGCCGCGGCCGCCCACGTCACCGCCGCACCCGATCCCGCCTCCGCGCTCGGCGGTGCCGTCGCCCGCGGAGGCGACGCCGTCGCCGCCCACCGCCGCGCTCACGGCGGCGCGATGTGCGGCACCACGCTGGTGGTCGCGGTGGTGAGCGCCGGCCGGGTGCGGCTCGCCAACGTCGGCGACAGCCGCGCCTATCTCATCCGCGACGGCGAGGCCGGCCAGCTCACCCAGGACCACTCGTGGATCGCCGAGCAGGTGCGCGACGGCCACCTCGACGCCGACCGCGCCGTCCACCATCCCGGGCGCAACATGCTCACCCGCGCGCTCACCGGCGAGCCCGTCGACGCCGACCTGTTCACCGCCGTGCTGCGTCCCGGGGACGTCGTGCTGATCTGCTCCGACGGGGTGTGGGACGCCGTCGACGACAGCCGCATCGCGGACGCGATGCGGCCCGGCGTCGCCCTCGACGAGGCCGCCGCGGAGCTCTGCGATCGCGCGCTGTCGGCGGGTTCGACGGACAACGTGACGGTGGTCGCGTGCCGTGTCCACGGTGCCGGTGACTGA
- a CDS encoding HAD family phosphatase, with amino-acid sequence MRGAVFDLGGVMTLPPFRIRRGADERTLSLLGCFLREVGEVYALPTGDHDLHRLETGRLTEADYIVRLCDRHAAEGHARIDPADAREILVGRPMVASEVMVEAVRQVRAAGHRTALLTNNVREWELAWRALMPFDELFDVTVDSSAVGLRKPDPAIYRLTCERLGLDPAECLFVDDLECNVAAARALGMEALLCADGPATAAEVRRLMLNGGGPPPPGAG; translated from the coding sequence TTGCGCGGTGCCGTCTTCGACCTCGGCGGGGTGATGACCCTGCCCCCCTTCCGCATCCGGCGCGGCGCGGACGAGCGCACCCTCAGCCTGCTCGGCTGCTTCCTCCGGGAGGTGGGCGAGGTCTACGCTCTGCCCACCGGCGACCACGACCTCCACCGGCTCGAGACCGGGCGGCTCACCGAGGCCGACTACATCGTCCGCCTCTGCGACCGGCACGCCGCCGAGGGCCATGCCCGGATCGACCCGGCCGACGCCCGCGAGATCCTCGTCGGACGGCCGATGGTCGCCTCGGAGGTGATGGTCGAGGCGGTGCGGCAGGTGCGCGCCGCCGGTCACCGCACCGCGCTGCTCACCAACAACGTCCGCGAGTGGGAGCTGGCTTGGCGCGCGCTCATGCCCTTCGACGAGCTCTTCGACGTCACCGTCGACTCCTCGGCGGTGGGGCTGCGCAAGCCGGACCCGGCGATCTACCGGCTCACCTGCGAGCGGCTCGGCCTCGACCCCGCCGAGTGCCTCTTCGTCGACGACCTCGAGTGCAACGTGGCCGCGGCGCGCGCGCTGGGGATGGAGGCGCTGCTCTGCGCCGACGGACCGGCCACCGCGGCCGAGGTGCGCCGCCTGATGCTGAACGGCGGCGGTCCCCCGCCCCCGGGGGCCGGGTGA